The proteins below are encoded in one region of Salmo salar chromosome ssa02, Ssal_v3.1, whole genome shotgun sequence:
- the LOC106590435 gene encoding beta-1,3-galactosyltransferase 2, producing MSPALMQSCTALSGSLYRRPCFLFILVAVAVSVTYTTFALNWWNDPQGPSVINHTGKTPDDDRTNHTGKTPDDDQVNTRVLTNRNGVQWEDPGRYHVAYPRGYKFVMDEPEKCRNGNQAPFLVLMAPVAPGNLASRDAIRRTWGNETLVQGKKVQTLFMLGLPGGPDAQKLQEKVNQESRAHHDLLQSDFMDTYHNLTIKTMLILEWLVSRCPEASYAMKIDSDVFLNVQNLVSMLVNPDTPKQNYMTGLVWWHSPVLRNPDDKFFLPYEVMAESEYPPYPLGFGYIMSMDLPKKILGVSPQIKPIYIEDAYLGMCLKRLGISPTDPPSKSLFDVNPIYSYGRCKLSTVVAVMTTRVSQLLRYWQDYTRPGPPC from the exons ATGAG CCCAGCTCTGATGCAATCATGTACAGCCCTTTCCGGAAGCCTGTATAGAAGACCCTGTTTTTTATTCATCCTGGTGGCAGTGGCTGTCTCAGTGACCTACACCACCTTCGCCTtgaattggtggaacgacccacaGGGACCCTCGGTAATCAATCACACTGGAAAGACTCCTGATGATGACAGGACTAATCACACTGGAAAGACTCCTGATGATGATCAGGTGAACACACGTGTCTTGACCAATCGGAATGGTGTCCAATGGGAGGATCCCGGGCGGTACCACGTGGCATACCCACGGGGGTACAAATTCGTAATGGATGAGCCGGAGAAGTGTCGGAACGGGAATCAGGCCCCGTTCCTGGTGCTGATGGCCCCCGTGGCACCTG GTAATCTGGCCTCCCGGGACGCCATCCGCAGGACGTGGGGTAATGAGACCCTGGTGCAGGGGAAGAAGGTACAGACACTATTCATGCTAGGACTTCCTGGAGGACCAGATGCTCAGAAGCTGCAGGAGAAG GTGAACCAGGAGAGCCGGGCGCACCACGACCTCCTCCAGAGCGACTTCATGGACACCTACCATAACCTGACCATAAAGACCATGCTGATCCTCGAGTGGCTCGTCTCGCGGTGCCCCGAGGCCTCCTACGCCATGAAGATTGACTCAGACGTGTTCCTCAACGTCCAGAACCTTGTCTCCATGCTGGTCAACCCTGACACTCCCAAACAGAACTACATGACCGGTCTAGTCTGGTGGCACAGCCCGGTACTGAGAAACCCAGACGATAAGTTCTTCCTGCCTTATGAGGTGATGGCCGAGTCGGAGTATCCCCCGTACCCTCTGGGGTTTGGCTACATCATGTCCATGGACCTCCCCAAGAAGATCCTGGGGGTCTCTCCACAGATCAAG CCCATCTACATCGAGGATGCCTACCTGGGGATGTGTCTGAAGCGGCTGGGCATCTCCCCCACCGATCCTCCCAGCAAGTCTCTCTTTGATGTCAACCCCATCTACAGCTACGGACGCTGCAAACTGTCCACTGTGGTTGCCGTGATGACGACCAGAGTGAGCCAGCTGCTGAGGTACTGGCAGGACTACACAAGGCCCGGCCCGCCGTGCTGA